From a single Limibacillus sp. genomic region:
- the mraY gene encoding phospho-N-acetylmuramoyl-pentapeptide-transferase: MLYLLLTPLAEEVIFFNLFRYLTFRSGGAVLTALLIAFVLGPSVINWLKKKQKEGQPIREDGPEGHLLTKKGTPTMGGVLILLAVAISTLLWADLSNHYVWIVLMVTGGFGMIGFVDDYKKLTSRSHHGLPGRLRLALEITISLVAAVWLTAVSPESLQYQMALPVLKDVLIYLSWGFLGLAVFVIVGSANSVNLTDGLDGLAIVPVMIAAGCFGFISYLVGNAVFADYLGLHGVPGAGELAVFCAALVGASLGFLWFNAPPAMVFMGDTGSLSCGGALGSIAVITRHELVLAIIGGLFVLETVSVIVQVASFKLTGKRVFRMAPLHHHFEKKGWAEPTIV; this comes from the coding sequence ATGCTTTATCTCCTGCTCACGCCCCTGGCCGAAGAGGTGATCTTCTTCAACCTGTTCCGCTATCTGACCTTTCGCAGCGGCGGGGCGGTGCTGACGGCGCTCCTCATCGCCTTCGTGCTCGGCCCCAGCGTGATCAACTGGTTGAAGAAAAAGCAGAAAGAGGGCCAGCCGATCCGTGAGGACGGACCCGAAGGCCACCTGCTGACCAAGAAGGGCACGCCCACCATGGGCGGCGTTCTGATTCTGCTCGCGGTCGCCATTTCGACCCTGCTCTGGGCCGATCTTTCGAACCACTACGTCTGGATCGTGCTGATGGTGACCGGCGGCTTCGGCATGATCGGATTCGTCGACGACTACAAGAAGCTGACCTCCCGTTCACACCACGGCTTGCCGGGACGCCTGCGTCTCGCGCTGGAGATCACGATTTCCCTCGTGGCCGCGGTCTGGCTGACGGCGGTCAGCCCGGAATCGCTTCAGTACCAGATGGCCCTGCCGGTCCTGAAGGACGTGCTGATCTATCTCTCCTGGGGCTTCCTGGGCCTGGCCGTCTTCGTGATCGTGGGTTCGGCCAACTCGGTCAACCTGACGGACGGCTTGGACGGCCTCGCCATCGTTCCGGTGATGATCGCCGCGGGCTGTTTTGGCTTCATCTCCTATCTGGTCGGCAACGCCGTCTTCGCCGATTACCTCGGCCTTCACGGTGTGCCCGGCGCCGGCGAGCTCGCCGTCTTCTGCGCAGCACTGGTCGGGGCCAGCCTCGGCTTTCTCTGGTTCAACGCGCCGCCGGCCATGGTCTTCATGGGCGACACAGGCTCGCTTTCCTGTGGCGGCGCGCTCGGCTCCATAGCGGTGATCACGCGCCATGAACTGGTGCTCGCCATCATCGGCGGCCTCTTCGTGCTGGAGACGGTCTCGGTGATCGTGCAGGTCGCTTCCTTCAAGCTGACCGGCAAGCGGGTCTTCCGCATGGCCCCGCTGCACCACCACTTCGAAAAGAAGGGCTGGGCCGAGCCCACCATCGTGA